The Caloenas nicobarica isolate bCalNic1 chromosome 15, bCalNic1.hap1, whole genome shotgun sequence genome includes a region encoding these proteins:
- the ZNF335 gene encoding zinc finger protein 335 isoform X3, which translates to MEEDAVPSSSDAAPQAAREEPPESGVGSSEAVSADSSDAAAPGPLSRADDSGVGQSSDSARASGEEVSESSSSTDAVPRIYLPDSSSIAQSTLVSSVSTVSQSIMVSESPQVLVHSSVITDGATIVSDSTASTSSDLGSAIDKIIESTIGPDIIQSCIAVTSVEDGGAETTQYLILQGPDDGAPMVSQVATSALASSLAIETAADGPTSTCLDQPGPSEPPKRLEVLELPARPSQAREADGGEELEQPDMETLEEMMEVVVVQQFKCKMCQYKSVSKKTLINHMKERHFQPAGSALALKKGRLRKGGSAPKTAEEEVAEEEEEDDIMDAGAIDDPEEDSDYNPAEDEPRGRQPKYSHTVPTSSEERPRRRPGRPRKFPRLEDGPEGGDVEPLVTSQSTPSHELQNVEAASSSGLENGSGESLAEPSISQSDSENKDPSSNASPEEADAVPRRRGRPSRRFLGKKYRKYYYKSPKPLMRPYLCRICGSRFLTHDDLRFHVNSHEANDPQLFKCLQCSYRSRRWSSLKEHMFNHVGSKPYKCEECSYTSVYKKDVIRHSTVHSRDRKKRADPPPKLNSFPCPVCNRIYPMQKRLTQHMKTHSTEKPHMCDKCGKSFKKRYTFKMHLLTHIQAIANRRFKCEFCDYVCEDKKVLLNHQLSHMNDKPYKCSFCKYSTFREDFLVSHMAVKHTGGKPFACEFCHFTTKHKKNLRLHVQCRHADSFEEWAQRHPEEPPCRRRPFFTLQQIEELKQQHSQAAAEPGASPPAALGAEPRVLSQDSLGGATIIYQQDVAGSAALATQTALDLLLNMSAQRELQVAVVKPGDSGEAQPPREPQAQEEGAEMDSEEQQKLVTLHVAEPGDTVQEAYEEVTLGGSELQQITVPFGGTAEYSIIAPVSAEAPAPGTLYSEGESPAETCHTVVVGDAVMAEEALKDQNSHYIVSSGAPGSQFPPVEPSSVDPAFPSLVEGQEVQRAGIKLPLVQCVTRQLQKDSFLSSASEGQEISSPKVKWPALQGVAKKLLCKVSTAKKISCKISTAKKFSCKICTAMFTGRAEMESHKRAHVGPSTFKCPDCPFTAALWPEVRSHMVQHASLRPHKCSHCSFASKNKKDLRRHMLTHTNEKPFACQICGQRFNRNGHLKFHMQRLHSAEEKRLGAAAAQQTIILNSDEDTLATLQTALQAGQAVLAPEQLQQALGQEHIIVAQEQRVTSQEEAAYIQEITTTDGQTVQHLVTSDNQVQYIIAQDGVQHLLPHEYVVVPEGHHIQVQDGQITHIQYEQGGQFLPEPQIQYMPVSPEQQLVTQAQLEAAAHSAVSAVADAAMVQAQGVFSAEATAEQLQEGIHYDVITLTD; encoded by the exons ATGGAGGAGGATGCGGTGCCGAGCAGCAGCGACGCGGCCCCGCAGGCGGCGCGGGAGGAGCCCCCCGAGAGCGGCGTGGGCAGCTCTGAGGCCGTGTCTGCCGACAGCAGCGacgccgccgcccccgggccccTGTCCCGGGCGGACGATTCCGGCGTGGGCCAGAGCTCCGACAGCGCCAGGGCCTCCGGG gAAGAGGTATCagagagcagctccagcacagatGCTGTTCCCCGGATTTACCTGCCAGACTCATCCTCCATTGCCCAGTCCACCTTGGTCTCCAGTGTCTCCACTGTGAGCCAGTCCATCATGGTGTCAGAGTCCCCGCAAGTCCTGGTCCACTCCAGCGTCATCACTGATGGAGCCACCATCGTTTCAGACTCCACTGCGTCCACCTCCTCAGACCTGGGCTCTGCCATCGACAAAATCATCGAGTCCACGATCGGGCCCGACATCATCCAGA GCTGCATCGCCGTGACCAGCGTGGAGGATGGCGGGGCTGAGACAACACAGTACCTCATTCTGCAGGGGCCTGATGACG GTGCCCCCATGGTGTCCCAGGTGGCCACCTCAGCTCTGGCCAGCAGCTTGGCAATAGAAACTGCTGCTGATGGACCCACCTCCACCTGCCTCGACCAGCCCGGCCCTTCGGAGCCTCCCAAGCGGCTGGAAGTGCTGGAGCTGCCGGCGCGGCCGAGTCAGGCCCGAGAGGCAGACGgtggggaggagctggagcagccggACATGGAGACCCTGGAAGAGATgatggaggtggtggtggtgcagCAGTTCAAGTGCAAGATGTGTCAGTACAAGAGTGTCTCCAAGAAAACGCTAATTAACCACATGAAAGAGCGGCACTTCCAGCCAG CGGGTTCAGCTCTGGCTTTGAAGAAAGGGCGTCTGCGAAAAGGGGGATCTGCTCCAAAGACTGCGGAGGAGGAGGTtgctgaagaagaagaagaggacgATATCATGGATGCTGGTGCTATTGATGACCCTGAAG AGGACAGTGACTATAACCCAGCTGAGGATGAGCCCCGTGGGCGGCAGCCCAAGTACAGCCACACTGTCCCCACGTCCAGCGAGGAGAGGCCGCGGCGGCGCCCGGGGAGGCCCCGCAAGTTCCCTCGTCTGGAGGACGGGCCCGAGG GAGGGGACGTGGAGCCCCTGGTGACGTCCCAGAGCACACCAAGCCACGAGCTGCAGAATGTGGAAGCTGCCAGTTCCTCTGGGCTGGAGAACGGGAGCGGCGAGAGCCTTGCGGAGCCCAGCATCAGCCAGTCCGACTCAGAGAACAAGGACCCGTCCTCCAACGCCAGCCCCGAGGAGGCAGACGCGGTGCCAcggcggcgcgggcggcccTCCCGCCGCTTCCTGGGCAAGAAATACCGCAA GTATTACTACAAGTCCCCCAAGCCTCTGATGCGGCCCTACCTGTGTCGGATCTGCGGCTCGCGGTTTCTCACGCACGACGATCTGCGTTTCCATGTCAACTCGCACGAGGCCAATGACCCGCAGCTCTTCAAGTGTCTGCAGTGCAGCTACCGCTCCCGGCGCTGGTCCTCGCTCAAG gaACACATGTTCAACCATGTGGGCAGCAAGCCCTACAAGTGCGAGGAGTGCAGTTACACCAGTGTGTACAAGAAGGATGTCATCCGGCACTCCACGGTGCACAGCCGGGACAG GAAGAAGAGAGCTGATCCG cccccaaAGCTGAATTCCTTCCCGTGCCCTGTCTGCAATCGCATCTACCCCATGCAGAAGAGGCTCACACAGCACATGAAGACGCACAGCACGGAGAAACCTCACATGTGTGACAAG TGCGGGAAGTCCTTCAAGAAGCGCTACACCTTCAAGATGCACCTGCTGACGCACATCCAGGCCATCGCCAACCGCAG GTTCAAGTGCGAGTTCTGTGACTACGTCTGCGAGGACAAGAAGGTCCTGCTGAACCACCAGCTGTCGCACATGAACGACAAGCCCTACAAGTGCAGCTTCTGCAAGTATTCCACCTTCCGGGAGGACTTCCTGGTCTCGCACATGGCTGTCAAGCACACGG GGGGGAAGCCGTTTGCCTGTGAGTTCTGCCACTTCACCACCAAGCACAAGAAGAACCTGCGCCTGCACGTGCAGTGCCGCCATGCCGACTCCTTCGAGGAGTGGGCACAGAGGCACCCCGAGGAGCCGccctgccgccgccgccccttCTTCACACTGCAGCAGATCGAGGAGCTGAAGCaacagcacagccaggctgcGGCCGAGCCGGGGGCCAGCCCACCG gctgccctgggagcGGAGCCCCGTGTTCTCTCACAGGATTCCCTGGGAGGAGCCACCATCATTTACCAACAAG ACGTGGCTGGATCGGCAGCGCTGGCCACACAGACGGCGCTGGATCTGCTGCTGAACATGAGCGCCCAGCGGGAGCTGCAG GTGGCAGTAGTGAAGCCGGGTGATTCAGGGGAGGCACAGCCCCCCCGCGAGCCGCAGGCACAGGAGGAGGGTGCAGAGATGGActctgaggagcagcagaagctggTGACGCTGCACGTGGCAGAGCCTGGGGACACGGTGCAGGAGGCTTACGAGGAGGTGACCCTGGGTGGCTCGGAGCTGCAGCAGATCACTGTCCCCTTTGGCGGAACGGCCGAGTACAGCATCATTGCACCTGTCAGCGCAGAGGCCCCAGCTCCAGGCACACTGTACAG CGAGGGGGAGAGCCCTGCAGAGACCTGCCACACGGTCGTAGTGGGTGACGCCGTGATGGCAGAGGAGGCCCTGAAGGACCAGAACAGTCACTATATCGTGTCATCTGGTGCACCGGGGAGCCAGTTCCCTCCTGTTGAG cccagcagcgTGGACCCTGCCTTTCCCTCACTGGTGGAGGGCCAGGAGGTACAGCGTGCCGGCATCAAGTTGCCCCTGGTGCAGTGTGTCACCAGGCAGCTCCAGAAGGACTCGTTCTTGTCCTCAGCCTCCGAGGGGCAGGAAATCTCATCCCCAAAGGTCAAGTGGCCTGCGCTCCAAGGCGTGGCCAAGAAGCTCTTGTGCAAGGTTTCCACAGCCAAGAAGATCTCATGCAAGATTTCCACAGCCAAAAAGTTTTCCTGCAAGATTTGCACAGCCAtgttcacaggcagagcagagatggagagTCACAAGAGAGCCCACGTTGGGCCCAGCACCTTCAAGTGTCCCGACTGCCCATTCACAGCTGCGCTCTGGCCGGAGGTTCGG AGCCACATGGTCCAGCATGCCAGCCTGCGGCCACACAAGTGCTCCCACTGCAGCTTTGCCTCCAAGAACAAGAAGGACCTGCGCAGGCACATGCTGACACACACCAATGAGAAGCCCTTCGCCTGCCAGATCTGCGGGCAGAG GTTCAACCGTAATGGGCACCTCAAGTTCCACATGCAGCGCTTGCACAGCGCCGAGGAGAAGCGGCTAGGGGcggctgctgcccagcagacCATCATCCTGAACAGTGACGAGGACACGCTGGCCACCCTGCAGA CGGCTCTGCAAGCCGGCCAGGCGGTGCTGgctcctgagcagctgcagcaggccctggggcaggagcacATCATCGTTGCACAGGAGCAGCGTGTCACCAGCCAG GAGGAGGCCGCGTACATCCAGGAGATCACAACCACTGATGGACAGACCGTGCAGCACTTAGTGACCTCTGACAACCAG GTTCAGTACATCATTGCACAGGATGGCGTACAGCACTTGCTTCCCCACGAGTACGTCGTGGTCCCAGAGGGACATCACATCCAG GTACAGGACGGTCAGATCACCCACATCCAGTATGAGCAGGGTGGCCAGTTCCTCCCGGAGCCGCAG ATCCAGTACATGCCAGTCTCGCCGGAGCAGCAGCTTGTCAcccaggcacagctggaggcagctgcGCACTCAGCAGTCTCAG CAGTGGCCGACGCGGCGATGGTGCAGGCGCAGGGCGTGTTCAGCGCCGAGGCCACGGccgagcagctgcaggaggggatCCACTATGACGTCATCACGCTGACGGACTAG
- the ZNF335 gene encoding zinc finger protein 335 isoform X4 has product MEEDAVPSSSDAAPQAAREEPPESGVGSSEAVSADSSDAAAPGPLSRADDSGVGQSSDSARASGEEVSESSSSTDAVPRIYLPDSSSIAQSTLVSSVSTVSQSIMVSESPQVLVHSSVITDGATIVSDSTASTSSDLGSAIDKIIESTIGPDIIQSCIAVTSVEDGGAETTQYLILQGPDDGAPMVSQVATSALASSLAIETAADGPTSTCLDQPGPSEPPKRLEVLELPARPSQAREADGGEELEQPDMETLEEMMEVVVVQQFKCKMCQYKSVSKKTLINHMKERHFQPAGSALALKKGRLRKGGSAPKTAEEEVAEEEEEDDIMDAGAIDDPEEDSDYNPAEDEPRGRQPKYSHTVPTSSEERPRRRPGRPRKFPRLEDGPEGGDVEPLVTSQSTPSHELQNVEAASSSGLENGSGESLAEPSISQSDSENKDPSSNASPEEADAVPRRRGRPSRRFLGKKYRKYMGRRYYYKSPKPLMRPYLCRICGSRFLTHDDLRFHVNSHEANDPQLFKCLQCSYRSRRWSSLKEHMFNHVGSKPYKCEECSYTSVYKKDVIRHSTVHSRDRKKRADPPPKLNSFPCPVCNRIYPMQKRLTQHMKTHSTEKPHMCDKCGKSFKKRYTFKMHLLTHIQAIANRRFKCEFCDYVCEDKKVLLNHQLSHMNDKPYKCSFCKYSTFREDFLVSHMAVKHTGGKPFACEFCHFTTKHKKNLRLHVQCRHADSFEEWAQRHPEEPPCRRRPFFTLQQIEELKQQHSQAAAEPGASPPAALGAEPRVLSQDSLGGATIIYQQDVAGSAALATQTALDLLLNMSAQRELQVAVVKPGDSGEAQPPREPQAQEEGAEMDSEEQQKLVTLHVAEPGDTVQEAYEEVTLGGSELQQITVPFGGTAEYSIIAPVSAEAPAPGTLYSEGESPAETCHTVVVGDAVMAEEALKDQNSHYIVSSGAPGSQFPPVEPSSVDPAFPSLVEGQEVQRAGIKLPLVQCVTRQLQKDSFLSSASEGQEISSPKVKWPALQGVAKKLLCKVSTAKKISCKISTAKKFSCKICTAMFTGRAEMESHKRAHVGPSTFKCPDCPFTAALWPEVRSHMVQHASLRPHKCSHCSFASKNKKDLRRHMLTHTNEKPFACQICGQRFNRNGHLKFHMQRLHSAEEKRLGAAAAQQTIILNSDEDTLATLQTALQAGQAVLAPEQLQQALGQEHIIVAQEQRVTSQEEAAYIQEITTTDGQTVQHLVTSDNQVQYIIAQDGVQHLLPHEYVVVPEGHHIQIQYMPVSPEQQLVTQAQLEAAAHSAVSAVADAAMVQAQGVFSAEATAEQLQEGIHYDVITLTD; this is encoded by the exons ATGGAGGAGGATGCGGTGCCGAGCAGCAGCGACGCGGCCCCGCAGGCGGCGCGGGAGGAGCCCCCCGAGAGCGGCGTGGGCAGCTCTGAGGCCGTGTCTGCCGACAGCAGCGacgccgccgcccccgggccccTGTCCCGGGCGGACGATTCCGGCGTGGGCCAGAGCTCCGACAGCGCCAGGGCCTCCGGG gAAGAGGTATCagagagcagctccagcacagatGCTGTTCCCCGGATTTACCTGCCAGACTCATCCTCCATTGCCCAGTCCACCTTGGTCTCCAGTGTCTCCACTGTGAGCCAGTCCATCATGGTGTCAGAGTCCCCGCAAGTCCTGGTCCACTCCAGCGTCATCACTGATGGAGCCACCATCGTTTCAGACTCCACTGCGTCCACCTCCTCAGACCTGGGCTCTGCCATCGACAAAATCATCGAGTCCACGATCGGGCCCGACATCATCCAGA GCTGCATCGCCGTGACCAGCGTGGAGGATGGCGGGGCTGAGACAACACAGTACCTCATTCTGCAGGGGCCTGATGACG GTGCCCCCATGGTGTCCCAGGTGGCCACCTCAGCTCTGGCCAGCAGCTTGGCAATAGAAACTGCTGCTGATGGACCCACCTCCACCTGCCTCGACCAGCCCGGCCCTTCGGAGCCTCCCAAGCGGCTGGAAGTGCTGGAGCTGCCGGCGCGGCCGAGTCAGGCCCGAGAGGCAGACGgtggggaggagctggagcagccggACATGGAGACCCTGGAAGAGATgatggaggtggtggtggtgcagCAGTTCAAGTGCAAGATGTGTCAGTACAAGAGTGTCTCCAAGAAAACGCTAATTAACCACATGAAAGAGCGGCACTTCCAGCCAG CGGGTTCAGCTCTGGCTTTGAAGAAAGGGCGTCTGCGAAAAGGGGGATCTGCTCCAAAGACTGCGGAGGAGGAGGTtgctgaagaagaagaagaggacgATATCATGGATGCTGGTGCTATTGATGACCCTGAAG AGGACAGTGACTATAACCCAGCTGAGGATGAGCCCCGTGGGCGGCAGCCCAAGTACAGCCACACTGTCCCCACGTCCAGCGAGGAGAGGCCGCGGCGGCGCCCGGGGAGGCCCCGCAAGTTCCCTCGTCTGGAGGACGGGCCCGAGG GAGGGGACGTGGAGCCCCTGGTGACGTCCCAGAGCACACCAAGCCACGAGCTGCAGAATGTGGAAGCTGCCAGTTCCTCTGGGCTGGAGAACGGGAGCGGCGAGAGCCTTGCGGAGCCCAGCATCAGCCAGTCCGACTCAGAGAACAAGGACCCGTCCTCCAACGCCAGCCCCGAGGAGGCAGACGCGGTGCCAcggcggcgcgggcggcccTCCCGCCGCTTCCTGGGCAAGAAATACCGCAAGTACATGGGGCGCAG GTATTACTACAAGTCCCCCAAGCCTCTGATGCGGCCCTACCTGTGTCGGATCTGCGGCTCGCGGTTTCTCACGCACGACGATCTGCGTTTCCATGTCAACTCGCACGAGGCCAATGACCCGCAGCTCTTCAAGTGTCTGCAGTGCAGCTACCGCTCCCGGCGCTGGTCCTCGCTCAAG gaACACATGTTCAACCATGTGGGCAGCAAGCCCTACAAGTGCGAGGAGTGCAGTTACACCAGTGTGTACAAGAAGGATGTCATCCGGCACTCCACGGTGCACAGCCGGGACAG GAAGAAGAGAGCTGATCCG cccccaaAGCTGAATTCCTTCCCGTGCCCTGTCTGCAATCGCATCTACCCCATGCAGAAGAGGCTCACACAGCACATGAAGACGCACAGCACGGAGAAACCTCACATGTGTGACAAG TGCGGGAAGTCCTTCAAGAAGCGCTACACCTTCAAGATGCACCTGCTGACGCACATCCAGGCCATCGCCAACCGCAG GTTCAAGTGCGAGTTCTGTGACTACGTCTGCGAGGACAAGAAGGTCCTGCTGAACCACCAGCTGTCGCACATGAACGACAAGCCCTACAAGTGCAGCTTCTGCAAGTATTCCACCTTCCGGGAGGACTTCCTGGTCTCGCACATGGCTGTCAAGCACACGG GGGGGAAGCCGTTTGCCTGTGAGTTCTGCCACTTCACCACCAAGCACAAGAAGAACCTGCGCCTGCACGTGCAGTGCCGCCATGCCGACTCCTTCGAGGAGTGGGCACAGAGGCACCCCGAGGAGCCGccctgccgccgccgccccttCTTCACACTGCAGCAGATCGAGGAGCTGAAGCaacagcacagccaggctgcGGCCGAGCCGGGGGCCAGCCCACCG gctgccctgggagcGGAGCCCCGTGTTCTCTCACAGGATTCCCTGGGAGGAGCCACCATCATTTACCAACAAG ACGTGGCTGGATCGGCAGCGCTGGCCACACAGACGGCGCTGGATCTGCTGCTGAACATGAGCGCCCAGCGGGAGCTGCAG GTGGCAGTAGTGAAGCCGGGTGATTCAGGGGAGGCACAGCCCCCCCGCGAGCCGCAGGCACAGGAGGAGGGTGCAGAGATGGActctgaggagcagcagaagctggTGACGCTGCACGTGGCAGAGCCTGGGGACACGGTGCAGGAGGCTTACGAGGAGGTGACCCTGGGTGGCTCGGAGCTGCAGCAGATCACTGTCCCCTTTGGCGGAACGGCCGAGTACAGCATCATTGCACCTGTCAGCGCAGAGGCCCCAGCTCCAGGCACACTGTACAG CGAGGGGGAGAGCCCTGCAGAGACCTGCCACACGGTCGTAGTGGGTGACGCCGTGATGGCAGAGGAGGCCCTGAAGGACCAGAACAGTCACTATATCGTGTCATCTGGTGCACCGGGGAGCCAGTTCCCTCCTGTTGAG cccagcagcgTGGACCCTGCCTTTCCCTCACTGGTGGAGGGCCAGGAGGTACAGCGTGCCGGCATCAAGTTGCCCCTGGTGCAGTGTGTCACCAGGCAGCTCCAGAAGGACTCGTTCTTGTCCTCAGCCTCCGAGGGGCAGGAAATCTCATCCCCAAAGGTCAAGTGGCCTGCGCTCCAAGGCGTGGCCAAGAAGCTCTTGTGCAAGGTTTCCACAGCCAAGAAGATCTCATGCAAGATTTCCACAGCCAAAAAGTTTTCCTGCAAGATTTGCACAGCCAtgttcacaggcagagcagagatggagagTCACAAGAGAGCCCACGTTGGGCCCAGCACCTTCAAGTGTCCCGACTGCCCATTCACAGCTGCGCTCTGGCCGGAGGTTCGG AGCCACATGGTCCAGCATGCCAGCCTGCGGCCACACAAGTGCTCCCACTGCAGCTTTGCCTCCAAGAACAAGAAGGACCTGCGCAGGCACATGCTGACACACACCAATGAGAAGCCCTTCGCCTGCCAGATCTGCGGGCAGAG GTTCAACCGTAATGGGCACCTCAAGTTCCACATGCAGCGCTTGCACAGCGCCGAGGAGAAGCGGCTAGGGGcggctgctgcccagcagacCATCATCCTGAACAGTGACGAGGACACGCTGGCCACCCTGCAGA CGGCTCTGCAAGCCGGCCAGGCGGTGCTGgctcctgagcagctgcagcaggccctggggcaggagcacATCATCGTTGCACAGGAGCAGCGTGTCACCAGCCAG GAGGAGGCCGCGTACATCCAGGAGATCACAACCACTGATGGACAGACCGTGCAGCACTTAGTGACCTCTGACAACCAG GTTCAGTACATCATTGCACAGGATGGCGTACAGCACTTGCTTCCCCACGAGTACGTCGTGGTCCCAGAGGGACATCACATCCAG ATCCAGTACATGCCAGTCTCGCCGGAGCAGCAGCTTGTCAcccaggcacagctggaggcagctgcGCACTCAGCAGTCTCAG CAGTGGCCGACGCGGCGATGGTGCAGGCGCAGGGCGTGTTCAGCGCCGAGGCCACGGccgagcagctgcaggaggggatCCACTATGACGTCATCACGCTGACGGACTAG